Proteins from a single region of Flavobacterium sp. YJ01:
- a CDS encoding CTP synthase, whose amino-acid sequence MNQTKYIFVTGGVTSSLGKGIIAASLAKLLQGRGYRTTIQKFDPYINVDPGTLNPYEHGECYVTDDGAETDLDLGHYERFLNVPTSQANNVTTGRVYLSVIEKERRGEFLGKTVQVVPHITNEIKDRMQLLGKSGDYDIVITEIGGTVGDIESLPYIESVRQLVWELGENNGIVIHLTLVPFLAAAGELKTKPTQHSVKTLMESGIKADILVCRTEHELSQELRQKLALFCNVKKEAVIQSIDASTIYEVPNLMLEEGLDVVALKKLDLPKKASPDLKNWNTFLKRLKSPKQTVNIGLVGKYVEMQDCYKSILEAFIHAGAANETKVNVISIHSEHINAENVEEKLGTLDGVLVAPGFGERGIEGKIEAVRYVRENNIPFFGICLGMQMSVIEYSRNILGYAEANSTEMNDKTPHPVVNLMEEQKNVTDKGGTMRLGAWKCDIKPDTLAYKIYGEKTISERHRHRYEYNNKYADELQKAGLKASGVNPDTGLVEIVELENHPFFIGVQYHPEYKSTVANPHPIFVNFVAAAVNAHKKQ is encoded by the coding sequence ATGAATCAAACAAAATATATTTTTGTTACAGGAGGTGTGACCTCTTCATTAGGAAAAGGGATTATCGCGGCATCTTTGGCAAAATTGTTACAAGGAAGAGGATACCGCACAACTATTCAGAAATTTGATCCATATATTAACGTTGATCCAGGAACTTTGAATCCTTATGAGCACGGAGAATGTTATGTGACAGATGATGGAGCTGAAACAGACTTAGACTTAGGGCACTATGAGCGTTTCTTGAACGTTCCTACTTCTCAGGCTAATAACGTTACTACAGGAAGAGTTTATCTTTCGGTTATTGAAAAAGAAAGAAGAGGAGAATTTTTAGGAAAAACGGTGCAAGTTGTTCCTCATATCACAAACGAAATCAAAGACAGAATGCAATTGCTAGGTAAATCTGGCGATTATGATATTGTTATTACTGAAATTGGTGGAACTGTCGGTGATATCGAATCTCTACCTTATATTGAATCTGTTCGTCAATTAGTTTGGGAATTAGGTGAAAATAACGGAATTGTTATTCACTTAACGTTAGTTCCATTTTTGGCTGCTGCGGGTGAATTAAAAACAAAACCAACACAGCACTCTGTTAAGACTTTAATGGAAAGTGGTATTAAAGCAGATATTTTGGTTTGTAGAACAGAGCACGAATTGTCTCAGGAATTACGCCAGAAATTAGCTTTATTCTGTAATGTGAAAAAAGAAGCAGTTATTCAGTCAATTGATGCTTCTACTATATATGAAGTTCCAAATTTAATGCTTGAAGAAGGATTAGACGTTGTAGCTTTAAAGAAATTAGATTTGCCTAAAAAAGCATCTCCAGATCTTAAAAACTGGAATACTTTCTTAAAAAGATTAAAAAGTCCAAAACAAACTGTAAATATTGGTTTAGTTGGTAAGTATGTAGAAATGCAGGATTGCTACAAATCTATTTTAGAGGCGTTTATCCATGCAGGAGCTGCAAATGAAACTAAAGTAAACGTAATTTCAATTCATTCAGAGCATATTAATGCAGAAAATGTTGAAGAAAAATTAGGAACTCTTGACGGAGTTCTAGTTGCTCCAGGTTTTGGTGAAAGAGGAATTGAAGGAAAAATTGAAGCAGTTCGTTACGTTCGTGAAAACAACATTCCTTTCTTCGGAATTTGTTTAGGAATGCAAATGTCTGTTATTGAGTATTCTAGAAATATTTTAGGTTACGCTGAAGCCAATTCTACAGAGATGAACGATAAAACGCCTCATCCCGTTGTGAATTTAATGGAAGAACAGAAAAACGTAACTGATAAAGGAGGTACAATGCGTTTAGGTGCTTGGAAATGTGATATCAAACCAGACACTTTAGCATACAAAATTTACGGAGAAAAAACTATTTCGGAGCGCCACCGTCACCGTTATGAGTACAATAATAAATATGCTGATGAATTGCAAAAAGCTGGTTTAAAAGCTTCTGGAGTTAATCCTGATACAGGTTTAGTAGAAATCGTAGAGCTTGAAAATCACCCATTCTTCATTGGTGTACAATACCACCCAGAATACAAAAGTACAGTTGCAAATCCGCACCCGATTTTTGTAAACTTTGTGGCTGCTGCAGTAAATGCACATAAAAAACAGTAA
- a CDS encoding DUF3820 family protein: protein MDQDKKQLIKLAHTKMPFGKYEGKYLIDLPEYYVVWYHNKGFPKGELGQQLQLIYELKLNGLEELIRNIKKQYPKP from the coding sequence ATGGATCAAGACAAAAAACAACTCATCAAATTAGCGCACACCAAAATGCCTTTCGGGAAATACGAAGGAAAATATTTAATTGACTTGCCTGAATATTACGTTGTCTGGTATCATAATAAAGGATTTCCAAAAGGAGAGTTAGGACAGCAACTACAGCTTATTTATGAATTGAAATTAAATGGTTTGGAAGAATTGATTCGAAATATTAAGAAGCAATATCCGAAGCCTTAA
- the nagB gene encoding glucosamine-6-phosphate deaminase has product MLKSKIDKATGFEKRFENINTVVFENSTDASKEVAQEIATLIKEKQNEGKPCILGLATGSSPKGLYAELVRLHKEEGLSFKNVISFNLDEYYPMEPNSINSYVRFMKELLFDHVDILPENAHVPDGLLTKEQIADYCHEYEAKIEALGGIDLQVLGIGGNGHIGFNESGSLQNSKTRLVALDHITRVAASKDFYGLNNTPRTAITLGVKKIMEAKRVILLAWGEGKANIVKKSVEDEVTNRVPASFLQEHNNAVFILDKEASSKLTRINKPWLVEKIVWTDKLTRKAVLGLALDLKKPILMLTDADYIENGMSDLLADSGPAYDTNIKIFNKLQNTITGWPGGKPNADDSNRPERAEPAKKRVLIFSPHPDDDIISMGGTFMRLQEQGHEVHVAYQTSGNIAVADDEALRFARFVIDYNEKFGIKSEQADDIYKKAEAFLQNKKNSEIDIPEVRYIKGLIRKGEARATSHFVGLPDSQIHFMELPFYETGTIEKKPIGPEDVQLTVDLIEKIKPHQIYAAGDLADPHGTHKVCLDAIFEAVKVLKPKEFMNDCWLWLYRGAWQEWGIDEVEMAVPMSPDQVLAKRHGIFKHQSQKDGVVFQGTDAREFWQRAEDRNRETAELYHQLGLATYAAMEAFVRWHY; this is encoded by the coding sequence ATGTTAAAAAGTAAAATCGACAAGGCAACAGGTTTCGAAAAACGATTCGAAAACATCAACACAGTTGTTTTTGAAAATTCAACGGATGCTTCAAAAGAAGTGGCGCAAGAAATTGCAACTTTAATCAAAGAAAAACAGAATGAAGGAAAACCTTGTATTTTAGGTTTGGCAACTGGTTCTTCTCCAAAAGGATTGTATGCTGAATTAGTTCGTCTTCATAAAGAAGAAGGTTTGAGCTTTAAAAACGTAATTAGTTTTAATTTGGATGAATATTATCCAATGGAACCAAATTCAATCAACAGTTATGTTCGTTTCATGAAAGAACTTTTGTTTGATCATGTCGATATTTTACCTGAAAACGCTCATGTTCCAGATGGACTTTTAACAAAAGAACAAATTGCAGATTATTGCCACGAATACGAAGCAAAAATCGAAGCTTTAGGCGGAATCGATTTGCAGGTTCTTGGAATTGGAGGTAACGGACATATTGGTTTTAACGAATCTGGTTCGCTTCAAAACTCTAAAACTCGTTTGGTTGCGTTAGATCATATTACAAGAGTTGCAGCAAGTAAAGATTTTTATGGTTTAAATAATACGCCAAGAACAGCAATTACACTTGGAGTTAAAAAAATCATGGAAGCAAAAAGAGTAATCTTGTTAGCTTGGGGAGAAGGAAAAGCAAACATTGTAAAAAAATCTGTTGAAGACGAAGTTACAAACCGAGTTCCAGCGTCATTTTTGCAAGAACACAACAATGCAGTTTTTATTTTAGATAAAGAGGCTTCTTCAAAATTAACGAGAATCAACAAACCTTGGTTGGTTGAAAAAATCGTTTGGACAGACAAATTAACTCGTAAAGCAGTTTTAGGATTGGCTTTAGATCTTAAAAAACCAATTTTAATGCTTACCGATGCAGATTATATCGAAAACGGTATGAGTGATTTGTTGGCAGATTCAGGTCCGGCTTACGACACTAATATTAAGATTTTTAATAAATTACAAAATACAATTACAGGTTGGCCAGGTGGAAAACCAAATGCAGATGATTCTAATCGTCCTGAAAGAGCGGAACCAGCTAAAAAACGTGTATTGATATTCAGTCCGCATCCTGATGATGATATTATTAGTATGGGAGGAACTTTCATGCGTTTGCAAGAGCAAGGTCATGAAGTGCACGTGGCTTATCAAACATCTGGAAATATTGCCGTTGCTGATGATGAAGCGCTTCGTTTCGCAAGATTCGTAATTGATTACAACGAAAAATTCGGAATAAAAAGTGAGCAAGCAGATGATATTTACAAAAAAGCAGAAGCATTCTTACAGAATAAAAAGAACAGCGAAATTGATATTCCAGAAGTTCGATACATTAAAGGTTTAATTAGAAAAGGAGAGGCGAGAGCTACAAGTCATTTTGTTGGTCTTCCAGATTCTCAGATTCACTTTATGGAATTACCTTTCTATGAAACTGGAACAATCGAGAAAAAACCAATCGGACCAGAAGATGTTCAGTTGACGGTTGATTTAATTGAAAAAATTAAACCACACCAAATTTACGCAGCAGGAGATTTAGCAGATCCACACGGAACTCACAAAGTTTGTTTAGATGCAATTTTTGAAGCCGTTAAGGTTTTGAAACCAAAAGAATTTATGAATGACTGTTGGTTATGGTTATACCGTGGAGCTTGGCAAGAATGGGGAATTGACGAAGTTGAAATGGCGGTTCCGATGAGTCCAGATCAAGTTTTAGCAAAACGTCACGGAATTTTCAAACACCAATCGCAAAAAGATGGAGTTGTTTTTCAAGGAACAGACGCGAGAGAGTTCTGGCAAAGAGCAGAAGACAGAAACCGCGAAACAGCAGAATTGTACCACCAATTAGGTTTAGCAACTTATGCTGCAATGGAAGCATTTGTGAGATGGCATTACTAA